A window of the Leucothrix mucor DSM 2157 genome harbors these coding sequences:
- a CDS encoding SDR family oxidoreductase, producing MSRTTSYGNDFGQQLAGRNFLITGGTQGLGEATARLFIERGASGIALIGRSAERGNALAAELSSEACKVIFVPADLMDKRATRNCVAETIRQFGELHGVVNCAGCTDRGTILDTDDATYDRLFAVNTQAPFLIMQEASRHMVERGIEGTMVNICSVSAYGGQSFLTCYTASKAALVVMTKNVAYSLMRNKIRANVLNIGWMDSPGEHAIQQNFHNAPSDWLEKATANEPYGRLVVPEEVARASAYLSSAESGLMSGAVIDLDEGVQGCGDGRVPQPDKAMVWPQ from the coding sequence ATGTCCCGCACTACTAGCTATGGAAATGACTTTGGGCAGCAACTCGCTGGCCGCAACTTTTTAATTACCGGCGGCACTCAAGGCTTGGGTGAAGCCACCGCCCGCCTGTTTATCGAGCGCGGTGCCAGCGGCATTGCCTTAATTGGCCGCAGTGCTGAGCGTGGCAATGCGCTGGCTGCGGAACTCTCCAGCGAAGCCTGCAAGGTCATTTTTGTACCGGCAGATCTGATGGATAAACGCGCGACGCGCAATTGTGTGGCAGAAACCATCCGCCAATTCGGTGAGCTACATGGCGTGGTCAACTGCGCAGGCTGCACTGATCGTGGCACGATACTGGATACCGATGATGCCACCTATGACCGTTTATTTGCCGTGAATACGCAGGCTCCGTTTCTGATTATGCAGGAAGCTTCACGACACATGGTGGAGCGTGGTATCGAAGGTACGATGGTAAATATTTGCTCGGTATCGGCCTACGGTGGGCAATCCTTTCTGACCTGCTATACGGCCTCCAAAGCTGCGCTGGTGGTAATGACCAAAAACGTGGCTTACTCGCTCATGCGCAATAAAATCCGCGCCAATGTTCTGAATATCGGCTGGATGGACTCTCCCGGTGAACATGCCATTCAGCAAAATTTCCACAATGCACCCAGTGATTGGCTGGAGAAGGCAACGGCGAATGAGCCATATGGCCGCTTGGTGGTACCCGAAGAAGTGGCTCGAGCAAGTGCGTATTTATCTTCTGCAGAGTCTGGCTTAATGAGTGGTGCGGTGATTGACTTGGATGAAGGTGTGCAGGGCTGTGGTGATGGACGCGTGCCACAACCCGATAAAGCCATGGTTTGGCCGCAGTAA
- a CDS encoding toll/interleukin-1 receptor domain-containing protein, which yields MPHSIFISYSHDSDAHREFVRGIADRLRADGLNCQIDQYINGFPPEGWQRWMETQVEQADFVLLVCTETYLKRYRGQDADGGRGVNFEGVVISQTLYDHYYRNTKFIPVIPETGSLENVPLPLKGFSTYVLPRDYTPLYRVLTDQPATPAPEIGAVKYLPPEKSGGLALRIDFENETIEAASYTTLPVAAVKAKLNELQAELHNEKRTNNNLNDLINRYQDEIQEWKEKYEEALDQNTEDLHKEPDNPLLLAEREALEDGDFELTAQLRERYYRKQLKDKRADQQARLQAFEQQLADENRVLSHEALIAGERWESANKISRALPLYQEAVEIDPANREAWRQITLTAKKLGKTQLALQVARSLQKHLDPEVDIRWLSISLDDEGGLLTSIGDNKSALDRYRQSMQLTQKLVEAEPENIEWQRDLSVSFERVGDMHKVNGDGVSALKMYEASLAIAKALAELDPKHTEWQRDLSVSFERVGDMHQAKGDGVSALKAYEESLAICKTLAELDPKHTGWQRDLSISYNKIGDMHKANGNGLSALKAYEESLAIRKTLAELDSKHTDWQRDLSVCHNKVGDMHWANGNGVSALNAYEDGLAIAKTLAELDPKHTEWQRDLLMSYMKVGDMHQANGDGVSALNAYEDGLAIAKRLAELDPKHTGWQRDLSVSYDKIGDMHQANGDGVSALKAYEDGLAIAKALAELNPENVEWQTDLVVSYVKQAQVQPEKAKELLSDALAILIRLNSENRLDHEKQGWIPILEDALIQLQLAQKN from the coding sequence ATGCCACACTCCATTTTTATTAGCTATAGCCATGACTCCGATGCACACCGTGAATTCGTTCGCGGTATTGCCGACCGGCTGCGCGCGGATGGTTTGAATTGCCAGATCGACCAATACATTAATGGCTTTCCACCCGAAGGCTGGCAGCGCTGGATGGAAACACAGGTCGAGCAAGCGGACTTTGTATTGTTGGTGTGTACTGAAACTTATCTGAAGCGTTATCGAGGTCAAGATGCTGATGGTGGGCGTGGGGTGAATTTTGAAGGCGTGGTGATCTCGCAAACCTTGTACGACCACTATTATCGGAACACTAAATTTATTCCAGTGATACCGGAGACGGGCAGTTTGGAGAATGTGCCATTGCCGTTAAAAGGGTTTAGTACCTATGTGTTGCCGCGAGATTATACGCCACTGTATCGGGTGTTGACGGATCAGCCGGCGACGCCTGCGCCGGAGATTGGGGCGGTAAAATACCTGCCTCCGGAGAAATCAGGTGGTTTGGCGCTGCGCATTGATTTTGAAAACGAAACCATTGAAGCGGCCTCTTACACCACGCTGCCAGTGGCTGCGGTAAAAGCCAAACTCAATGAACTGCAGGCCGAGCTTCATAATGAAAAACGCACCAATAACAATTTGAATGACCTGATCAATCGCTATCAGGATGAAATTCAGGAATGGAAAGAAAAATACGAAGAAGCTCTAGATCAGAATACGGAAGACCTGCACAAAGAACCGGATAATCCTTTACTGTTGGCCGAGCGTGAAGCTTTGGAAGACGGTGATTTTGAGCTGACAGCACAGCTTCGGGAGCGCTATTACCGCAAGCAATTGAAAGATAAGCGGGCGGACCAACAAGCGCGCCTACAAGCATTCGAGCAGCAGCTTGCCGATGAAAATCGGGTGCTCTCTCATGAAGCTTTGATTGCTGGTGAGCGTTGGGAAAGTGCGAATAAGATAAGCAGGGCGTTACCGCTGTATCAGGAGGCGGTGGAGATTGATCCGGCTAATCGTGAGGCATGGCGTCAAATCACGTTAACAGCTAAGAAGCTGGGTAAAACTCAATTAGCTCTGCAAGTTGCGCGTAGTTTGCAAAAGCATTTAGATCCGGAAGTGGATATAAGGTGGTTGTCCATTTCATTAGATGACGAAGGTGGTTTACTCACAAGCATCGGCGATAACAAGTCTGCTTTGGATCGATACCGACAATCCATGCAGCTAACCCAGAAACTCGTTGAAGCTGAACCAGAAAACATCGAATGGCAGCGCGATTTGTCGGTGAGCTTTGAGAGAGTAGGTGATATGCACAAGGTCAACGGTGACGGGGTGTCAGCGCTAAAGATGTATGAAGCCAGCTTGGCCATCGCCAAGGCACTAGCGGAACTCGACCCGAAGCACACGGAATGGCAGCGCGACCTGTCGGTTAGCTTTGAGCGAGTTGGCGATATGCACCAGGCCAAAGGTGACGGGGTGTCGGCGCTGAAGGCGTATGAAGAATCGCTGGCGATATGCAAGACACTGGCGGAGCTCGACCCGAAGCACACCGGCTGGCAGCGAGACCTGTCGATAAGCTATAACAAGATTGGCGATATGCACAAGGCTAACGGTAACGGTCTGTCGGCGCTGAAGGCGTATGAGGAATCGCTGGCGATTCGCAAGACACTGGCGGAGCTCGACTCGAAGCACACCGACTGGCAGCGAGACCTGTCGGTGTGCCATAACAAGGTTGGCGATATGCACTGGGCTAACGGTAACGGGGTGTCGGCGCTGAATGCGTATGAGGATGGCTTGGCCATCGCCAAAACACTGGCGGAACTCGATCCGAAGCACACGGAATGGCAGCGAGACCTGTTGATGAGCTATATGAAGGTTGGCGATATGCACCAGGCTAACGGTGACGGGGTGTCGGCGCTGAATGCGTATGAGGATGGCCTTGCCATCGCTAAGAGACTGGCGGAACTCGACCCAAAGCACACCGGCTGGCAGCGCGACCTGTCGGTGAGCTACGATAAAATTGGCGATATGCACCAAGCCAACGGTGACGGGGTGTCTGCGCTGAAAGCGTATGAGGATGGTTTGGCAATTGCCAAGGCGTTGGCGGAACTCAATCCTGAAAATGTTGAGTGGCAAACGGATTTGGTGGTGAGTTATGTCAAACAGGCTCAGGTTCAACCTGAGAAAGCAAAGGAGCTACTTAGTGACGCGCTGGCAATCCTAATCCGCCTAAACAGTGAAAACCGCCTTGATCATGAAAAACAAGGCTGGATACCAATCCTTGAAGATGCACTAATCCAATTACAGCTAGCACAGAAAAACTAA
- a CDS encoding HPF/RaiA family ribosome-associated protein, giving the protein MSTVQIEWGNLGRSEAVEKEIHEKSKKIFMHAPTATTLVVHFQIINSANSAGVSLEKVTMELRLPKHQDIRAEREGENLYKCIRECKVALLKQIESHKQIEHDRAVDMIEPEA; this is encoded by the coding sequence ATGAGCACAGTACAAATTGAATGGGGTAATCTCGGTAGAAGTGAAGCAGTAGAAAAAGAAATTCATGAGAAATCTAAGAAAATATTCATGCATGCACCGACCGCAACCACGCTGGTTGTGCACTTTCAGATTATTAACTCAGCCAATAGTGCCGGTGTCTCACTCGAAAAAGTGACCATGGAATTGCGCCTTCCGAAGCATCAGGATATTCGCGCAGAAAGAGAAGGCGAAAATCTCTACAAATGCATTCGTGAATGCAAAGTGGCTTTGTTAAAGCAAATCGAAAGCCATAAGCAAATTGAGCATGATCGTGCGGTTGATATGATCGAGCCGGAAGCGTAA
- a CDS encoding PadR family transcriptional regulator, which translates to MENTTYQKWLAQLRKGYLELCVLVVLDKQDSSYGLEMLQTLEQAGLSVNEGTLYPLLNRMFKNGWLDSHWVTPSEGGHPRRHYQLSDEGRALLPTMLGMFQDNQQSLDKLRDLK; encoded by the coding sequence ATGGAAAACACGACGTATCAAAAATGGTTAGCGCAGCTGCGCAAAGGGTATCTGGAGCTTTGCGTGCTGGTGGTGTTAGACAAGCAGGACTCGTCCTACGGTTTGGAAATGCTGCAAACATTGGAGCAAGCGGGTCTGTCGGTTAACGAGGGAACGCTGTATCCGCTCCTCAACAGAATGTTTAAAAATGGCTGGTTAGATTCACACTGGGTGACTCCCTCAGAAGGAGGGCATCCGAGACGCCATTATCAGTTAAGTGACGAAGGCAGAGCATTGCTGCCAACGATGTTAGGGATGTTTCAAGATAACCAGCAATCGCTGGATAAGCTGAGGGATTTAAAATGA
- a CDS encoding HAAS signaling domain-containing protein: MTNNQYITALKKALAGLDRASRDDIIQEIQSHAAESGKPLLERFGSPDELAKQYLDGEIIANPVGKKILGIGKKLFAWIGIGFVVLIAAVALFIWYMSGDDFNYADENAAELKSQSADWVSKEWDAPLTIKLDQAATVFYWHDAKSIRWSCLGDMQPRIGDDAVMSIRHSKCLVFLPKTAVTMNATQSETVIVRPQVSLDINMEQASLRVAENGVKYRYVTDASRSKIDGLQSHDDAEYTISIKSHESMVAPYQED, from the coding sequence ATGACCAACAATCAATACATTACCGCGCTGAAAAAAGCATTGGCGGGTTTGGATCGTGCTTCACGTGACGACATTATTCAGGAAATTCAAAGCCATGCCGCAGAGTCTGGTAAGCCATTACTGGAGCGCTTTGGTTCGCCGGATGAGTTGGCTAAGCAGTATTTAGATGGCGAGATTATCGCAAACCCCGTTGGTAAAAAGATTCTGGGCATTGGCAAAAAGCTGTTTGCCTGGATTGGAATTGGCTTTGTGGTACTGATCGCTGCGGTTGCTTTATTTATCTGGTATATGTCGGGTGATGACTTTAACTATGCCGATGAAAATGCCGCTGAGTTAAAAAGCCAGAGTGCCGATTGGGTGAGTAAAGAGTGGGATGCGCCGTTGACGATTAAGTTGGATCAGGCCGCTACCGTGTTCTACTGGCATGATGCAAAGAGCATTCGCTGGAGCTGTTTGGGCGATATGCAGCCTCGTATTGGTGATGATGCAGTGATGAGTATCCGTCATTCTAAGTGCTTGGTGTTTTTACCCAAAACGGCGGTCACGATGAATGCGACGCAGTCTGAAACAGTTATCGTGCGTCCTCAGGTATCGCTGGATATCAACATGGAGCAGGCAAGTTTGCGAGTGGCTGAGAATGGTGTGAAGTACCGGTATGTGACCGATGCCAGCCGCTCAAAGATTGACGGTTTGCAGTCGCATGATGATGCGGAGTACACAATTTCGATTAAATCGCATGAGTCGATGGTGGCACCGTATCAGGAAGATTGA
- a CDS encoding sugar-binding protein: MTTRIPSKGLFRPLLVCGLLLSSLASIAEDAPIDAPVFVNQSSPLGINTNEAVEIDASLPFVDLFRQSLPFESARPWLTKGKIDYDANGWPKSLNGGQVGTRFLSHIPADALPKGEYTVRYDGEGKLRYGGSVKIVKSQPGMDLIRMEPLKDGTITATLFIDKSNPKDYVRDIRVLLPGGICLDNPFKRVDNASSCGSTPYLSFADHHDQIMFNPDYLNFMKDFKVVRFMNMAGITRNPLRYWKDRPSLNRATWGGPEGMRGIPIEIMVELANQLNINPWFNIPHAATDDFVTNFASYVEKHLKPTLKVYIEYTNEAWNAVFVPQAEHMKQQGVIQKLDKDRRIAGFKYYSKQSVHIFKLWEQAFKGKSRLVRVMGGMTTDLAMSEIILGYRKAYQHTDALAIGPYFYIDQKELPKIKSVDDVFTLLSAPDNIYSINNLMKKIRQQAEIAQAYGVDLVAYEGGQHLVDHKTHKMTEGATPYLVAANRDPRMAREYYRFLSEWKKAGGNLFVAFSAPRPHTWHGSWGIKEFINQTMDDAPKYRALLAFNRGERCWWPACETSQQVRLPKPTSIPSYLVTGKAPVNLAPLSVSLKKNEGLHKATAQRLSKLIKGTMNGPQDLTAMWRAAWNDKGLMLWVGIQDDKLVNDSDQPWADDSVEIYIDADGSRGETYDGENDFQLSFRMKDKAVSVGGSSPKRDLSALTHRMVKTANGYRVEATIPWSVLNVTPKAGMRMGFEVQVNDDDNGNQRDAKVSWNATSDTAWKNPQLFGELLLTE; the protein is encoded by the coding sequence ATGACTACTAGAATACCGAGTAAAGGACTATTCCGACCATTGCTAGTATGTGGCTTGTTACTTTCAAGCCTTGCCAGTATCGCAGAAGATGCGCCAATCGACGCGCCCGTCTTCGTTAACCAAAGCTCACCGCTCGGGATCAATACCAATGAAGCGGTCGAGATTGATGCCAGTCTGCCCTTCGTGGACTTGTTTCGTCAGTCACTCCCCTTCGAATCCGCCAGACCCTGGCTCACCAAAGGCAAGATCGATTACGATGCCAATGGCTGGCCCAAGTCACTCAATGGCGGCCAAGTCGGCACCCGCTTTCTAAGCCATATCCCCGCGGATGCACTACCTAAAGGCGAGTACACCGTGCGCTACGATGGTGAAGGTAAATTGCGCTATGGCGGCAGCGTAAAAATCGTTAAAAGCCAACCCGGTATGGACTTGATTCGCATGGAGCCGCTCAAAGATGGCACCATTACCGCGACCTTATTCATTGATAAAAGCAATCCTAAAGACTATGTGCGCGATATCCGCGTGCTGCTGCCAGGCGGCATTTGCTTAGACAATCCTTTTAAGCGCGTGGATAATGCCAGCAGCTGTGGCAGCACGCCCTACTTAAGCTTTGCCGATCACCACGATCAAATCATGTTCAACCCCGACTACCTGAACTTCATGAAGGACTTCAAAGTCGTGCGCTTTATGAATATGGCCGGCATCACCCGTAACCCGCTGCGCTACTGGAAAGACCGCCCAAGCCTCAACCGCGCCACCTGGGGCGGCCCGGAAGGCATGCGCGGGATTCCGATTGAGATCATGGTCGAGTTGGCCAACCAGCTCAACATCAATCCATGGTTTAATATTCCGCACGCGGCTACCGATGACTTTGTCACCAACTTTGCCAGCTATGTTGAAAAACACCTGAAGCCCACGCTAAAAGTCTATATCGAATACACCAATGAAGCCTGGAATGCCGTCTTTGTGCCGCAAGCCGAGCACATGAAGCAGCAAGGTGTGATTCAAAAGCTGGATAAAGATCGCCGGATTGCTGGCTTTAAATATTACTCCAAGCAAAGCGTGCACATTTTTAAGCTCTGGGAACAAGCCTTTAAAGGCAAAAGCCGCTTAGTGCGCGTGATGGGTGGCATGACCACCGACCTTGCGATGAGTGAAATTATTCTGGGCTATCGCAAAGCGTATCAACACACCGATGCACTGGCGATTGGGCCCTACTTCTATATCGACCAAAAAGAACTGCCCAAAATTAAAAGCGTGGATGATGTGTTCACCCTGCTCTCAGCGCCGGACAATATTTACTCCATCAATAACCTGATGAAAAAAATCCGCCAGCAAGCCGAAATTGCACAAGCCTATGGTGTGGACTTGGTGGCCTATGAAGGCGGCCAGCATTTGGTCGATCACAAAACGCATAAGATGACTGAAGGCGCGACGCCCTACTTAGTAGCCGCAAACCGCGATCCGCGCATGGCACGTGAATACTATCGCTTTTTAAGTGAGTGGAAAAAAGCCGGTGGTAATCTGTTTGTCGCCTTCTCGGCACCGCGCCCGCACACTTGGCACGGTAGCTGGGGCATTAAAGAATTCATCAATCAAACGATGGATGACGCACCGAAATACCGCGCTTTGCTCGCCTTTAACCGCGGCGAACGCTGCTGGTGGCCAGCTTGTGAAACCTCTCAGCAAGTGCGCTTGCCTAAGCCTACCTCGATCCCAAGTTACTTGGTCACCGGCAAAGCGCCAGTAAACCTCGCGCCACTCTCGGTGAGCCTCAAAAAGAACGAAGGCCTGCACAAAGCCACGGCTCAGCGCTTGTCCAAGCTAATTAAAGGCACCATGAATGGCCCGCAGGATTTAACGGCCATGTGGCGCGCAGCATGGAACGACAAAGGCTTAATGCTCTGGGTTGGTATTCAGGATGACAAGCTGGTGAATGACTCCGACCAACCTTGGGCCGATGACTCGGTTGAGATTTATATTGATGCCGATGGCAGCCGTGGCGAAACTTACGATGGCGAGAATGACTTCCAGCTGAGTTTCCGCATGAAAGATAAGGCCGTCTCTGTCGGTGGCAGCTCGCCAAAACGTGACCTCAGTGCACTGACGCATCGCATGGTGAAAACCGCCAATGGCTACCGAGTGGAAGCCACCATTCCGTGGAGCGTTCTGAATGTAACGCCAAAAGCCGGCATGCGCATGGGCTTTGAAGTACAGGTGAATGACGATGACAATGGCAATCAACGCGATGCCAAAGTCTCCTGGAATGCCACTTCTGATACCGCTTGGAAAAACCCTCAGTTGTTTGGTGAATTACTACTGACTGAGTAA
- a CDS encoding CBM9 family sugar-binding protein — MRRKIISRTLAGLLALTLNTVATAAAVNQASPVGINTNEAMETDTSVPFVDLFKLSMPFDEAKPWFTKGHVQFDQFGWPSRLNRGTAGTRFLNQINPQALPQGLYTVKYDGNGKIRYGASAKLVKRMRGMDLIKFQPMTDNKITATLFIDETQPGNHVRNIRILMPGGICANNPFRTVSAKNHCRGNFMSFADHHERITFNPDYLNFMKDFKVLRFMNMAGITRNNLQHWSKRPVPKQATWGGSEGRRGVPIEIMVKLANLLNADPWFNIPHKADNDFIRRYAQYVKANLKPHLKVYLEYSNETWNDVFVPQAEHMKQTGLRYKLDSDRRVAGAKYYSMQSVRIFKMWEQMFGGKQRLVRVMGGLTTDANLSNTILGYRNAYKEVDALAVAPYFYIGQERMPRVRSVGQVFQHLEAADNRYSINNTLKYVKQQAEIAKTYGVDLVAYEGGQHFVHSKTHSVTEGATPFLIQANRHPHMATLYQRLLNGWKQAGGKLFVAFSAPRSYTWHGSWGIKEYINQPMNQTPKYRALMGFARGNACWWAACRSASIKRLPKPNNVVQPKYVSNDEFAPKPLSVRIRKETRARNGLQIATPNSMRSVISGTVHGGNDLAGNWRSSWDDQNLYVKVNITDDRHVKDSPKPWADDSIEIYIDADGSRKTRYDGWNDFQLTYRLYDQKLTMGGSTPKGLINTVKHRMIKLANGYQLETTIPWTTLKVRPKNGHRIGFDIQVNDDDTGNQRDAKLAWNAKVDQAWKNPQMFGELVLAN, encoded by the coding sequence GTGAGAAGAAAAATAATCAGCAGAACACTGGCCGGCTTACTGGCCTTAACATTGAATACGGTTGCGACTGCGGCAGCTGTCAACCAAGCCTCCCCCGTGGGCATCAATACCAATGAAGCGATGGAAACTGATACCAGTGTCCCGTTTGTGGATCTGTTCAAACTCTCCATGCCATTTGATGAAGCCAAGCCTTGGTTCACTAAAGGACACGTTCAATTTGACCAATTCGGTTGGCCTTCGCGTTTAAATCGCGGCACCGCCGGCACTCGCTTTTTGAACCAGATTAACCCGCAAGCGCTGCCACAAGGCTTATACACGGTTAAGTATGACGGTAACGGTAAGATTCGCTACGGCGCGAGCGCTAAATTAGTAAAGCGTATGCGCGGCATGGATCTGATTAAATTTCAGCCGATGACAGATAACAAAATCACGGCTACCTTGTTTATCGACGAAACACAGCCTGGCAACCACGTGCGTAATATCCGCATTCTTATGCCGGGTGGAATTTGTGCAAACAATCCGTTCCGCACCGTCTCAGCCAAGAATCATTGCCGTGGCAACTTTATGTCATTTGCAGATCACCACGAGCGCATTACGTTTAACCCAGACTACCTGAACTTCATGAAAGATTTTAAGGTACTGCGCTTTATGAACATGGCGGGCATTACCCGTAACAACCTGCAACATTGGAGCAAGCGCCCCGTGCCAAAGCAAGCCACTTGGGGTGGTAGCGAAGGCCGTCGCGGTGTACCGATTGAAATCATGGTTAAGCTGGCTAACCTGCTGAATGCTGACCCATGGTTCAACATTCCTCACAAAGCAGATAACGACTTTATTCGTCGCTATGCGCAGTATGTAAAAGCCAACTTGAAGCCACACTTGAAAGTATACTTAGAGTACAGCAACGAGACTTGGAACGACGTATTCGTCCCACAAGCCGAGCACATGAAGCAAACGGGTCTACGCTATAAGCTAGACAGCGACCGTCGTGTGGCCGGTGCAAAGTACTACTCCATGCAAAGTGTGCGCATCTTTAAGATGTGGGAGCAAATGTTTGGTGGCAAGCAGCGTTTAGTCCGTGTAATGGGTGGTTTAACCACGGATGCGAATCTGTCTAACACTATTTTGGGCTACCGCAATGCCTATAAAGAAGTCGATGCACTAGCGGTCGCACCCTACTTCTACATTGGTCAGGAGCGTATGCCGCGTGTTCGTAGCGTTGGTCAAGTATTCCAGCATTTAGAAGCGGCGGATAACCGTTACTCCATTAACAACACGCTTAAGTACGTCAAGCAGCAAGCTGAAATCGCCAAGACTTATGGCGTTGATTTGGTCGCTTATGAAGGTGGTCAGCACTTTGTACACAGCAAGACTCACTCGGTTACCGAGGGTGCGACACCGTTCCTTATTCAGGCGAACCGTCACCCACACATGGCAACTTTGTACCAGCGTTTGTTGAATGGTTGGAAGCAAGCAGGCGGTAAGTTATTCGTCGCCTTCTCAGCACCACGCTCATACACTTGGCACGGTAGCTGGGGAATTAAAGAATATATCAACCAGCCAATGAACCAAACACCGAAGTATCGTGCACTTATGGGCTTTGCACGTGGCAATGCCTGCTGGTGGGCTGCCTGTCGCTCAGCGAGCATTAAACGCTTGCCTAAGCCAAACAATGTGGTACAGCCTAAGTACGTAAGCAATGATGAATTTGCACCCAAGCCGCTATCGGTCAGAATCCGCAAGGAAACCCGTGCCCGTAATGGCTTGCAAATTGCCACACCCAACAGCATGCGCAGCGTAATCAGCGGTACCGTTCATGGTGGTAACGACTTAGCTGGTAACTGGCGCTCAAGCTGGGACGACCAGAACCTGTATGTCAAAGTGAATATTACTGATGACCGTCATGTGAAAGATTCACCGAAGCCTTGGGCCGATGACTCCATTGAAATCTATATTGATGCCGATGGCAGCCGTAAAACCCGCTACGATGGTTGGAATGACTTTCAGTTAACGTATCGCTTGTATGATCAGAAACTAACAATGGGTGGCAGCACGCCAAAAGGCCTGATCAATACGGTTAAGCACCGCATGATCAAGCTGGCAAATGGCTACCAATTAGAAACCACTATCCCGTGGACCACGTTGAAAGTACGACCAAAAAATGGACATCGCATTGGCTTTGACATTCAAGTTAATGATGATGATACTGGCAACCAGCGCGATGCAAAACTAGCCTGGAATGCCAAAGTGGACCAAGCCTGGAAGAACCCACAAATGTTTGGGGAGCTGGTGTTGGCAAACTAA
- a CDS encoding LysR family transcriptional regulator: MHPKQLAQFLAICQHGSMSSAAKSLNIAQPALSKQIAQLEHELQTSLFIRHSRGITLTRAGSRLREEAAELIRRIESLKTSVRQGDVEISGDVTLALITSLAPAIAVELYKRIEQDYPKIRLRIIDYRSDRACTALMNQEADFAIVPNAAVDLPQAESLPLFQEDFYLLSRGEPGPRQGSVSLGSLADMPLVSTFHGHDLRRRIEEAARNSGISLNIKYETSSINVIGKMIEEGLAYSILPATFWLSQIASGKIMIRPLINPSISRVHSLCWLPSLALSPAAKVMRDLVPVEIQTMMAAGKLSANPLG; the protein is encoded by the coding sequence ATGCATCCAAAGCAGCTCGCTCAGTTTCTAGCCATCTGCCAGCATGGCTCCATGTCATCCGCGGCCAAATCGTTGAACATTGCGCAGCCGGCACTCAGCAAACAAATTGCCCAGCTGGAGCATGAGTTACAGACTTCATTATTTATCCGGCATTCGCGCGGGATTACGCTTACCCGTGCTGGCAGCCGCCTACGTGAAGAAGCTGCCGAGTTAATCCGTCGTATCGAATCGTTAAAAACCTCGGTCAGACAAGGTGATGTAGAGATAAGCGGTGATGTCACTCTGGCTTTAATAACCTCACTAGCACCAGCCATTGCTGTAGAGTTGTATAAGCGCATTGAGCAGGACTATCCGAAAATCCGGCTGCGTATTATTGATTACCGCTCCGACCGCGCCTGTACTGCACTCATGAATCAGGAAGCTGATTTTGCGATCGTACCCAATGCCGCAGTGGATTTGCCACAGGCCGAATCGTTGCCGCTGTTTCAGGAAGACTTTTACTTATTAAGCCGTGGTGAGCCGGGCCCGCGTCAGGGTTCAGTTTCATTAGGTAGTCTTGCTGATATGCCATTAGTGAGTACCTTTCATGGACATGATCTACGCCGCCGTATTGAGGAAGCCGCCCGCAATAGTGGTATTTCGCTGAATATTAAGTACGAAACTTCCAGTATTAATGTGATTGGAAAAATGATAGAGGAAGGTCTGGCCTACAGTATTTTACCTGCCACTTTCTGGTTGAGCCAGATCGCTTCGGGCAAGATTATGATACGTCCATTAATTAATCCGAGCATTTCACGAGTGCATTCTTTATGTTGGTTGCCGAGCTTAGCATTATCGCCAGCCGCGAAAGTGATGCGGGATTTGGTACCGGTAGAAATTCAAACGATGATGGCGGCTGGAAAACTGTCGGCAAATCCGCTGGGATGA